A single region of the Neotabrizicola shimadae genome encodes:
- a CDS encoding VOC family protein, giving the protein MSTASAPVEIGRVALTVNDIEAVARFYETALGLRRLSSDGSAVLMGAGDRVLLELRGDRAARRASPREAGLFHTAFLLPSRAALGAWVRHAAETRVPVQGASDHLVSEAIYLADPEGNGIEIYADRPRLAWHDADGRLKMATEPLDLPDLAGAAIAPWAGAPEGTVVGHVHLQVGRVDAAEEFWTGMAGMQVMAHYPGAAFLSSGGYHHHIGANIWNSRNAGPRDLPATGLAELELLATPEEYAAITARAGSAAPSDPWGTPIRLTRKAA; this is encoded by the coding sequence ATGTCCACCGCATCTGCTCCTGTCGAGATCGGCCGTGTGGCCTTGACCGTGAACGACATCGAGGCCGTTGCCCGGTTCTACGAAACCGCGCTTGGCCTGCGCCGCCTGTCATCGGACGGCAGCGCCGTCCTGATGGGCGCAGGGGACCGGGTGCTGCTGGAGTTGCGCGGCGACAGGGCCGCGCGGCGGGCCAGCCCGCGCGAGGCGGGGCTGTTTCACACCGCCTTCCTTCTTCCGTCGCGGGCAGCACTTGGGGCATGGGTTCGCCATGCGGCCGAGACCCGGGTGCCGGTGCAGGGCGCCTCGGACCACCTGGTCAGCGAGGCGATCTACCTGGCCGACCCCGAAGGCAACGGGATCGAGATCTATGCCGACCGTCCGCGGCTTGCCTGGCACGATGCCGACGGCCGCCTGAAGATGGCGACCGAGCCGCTGGACCTGCCCGACCTGGCCGGTGCGGCCATCGCGCCCTGGGCCGGCGCGCCCGAGGGCACGGTGGTGGGCCATGTCCACCTGCAGGTGGGCCGGGTCGATGCGGCCGAGGAATTCTGGACCGGCATGGCCGGCATGCAGGTGATGGCGCATTACCCCGGCGCGGCCTTCCTGTCCTCGGGCGGCTATCACCACCATATCGGCGCGAACATCTGGAACAGCCGCAACGCCGGACCGCGCGACCTGCCGGCGACCGGTTTGGCCGAGTTGGAGTTGCTGGCGACCCCCGAGGAATACGCCGCGATCACTGCGCGGGCGGGCAGCGCCGCGCCGTCTGATCCCTGGGGCACGCCCATCCGCCTGACGCGGAAGGCGGCCTGA
- a CDS encoding LacI family DNA-binding transcriptional regulator, whose product MVTLKQIAAKVGVSQATVSRVLNFDATLSVSPQTRQSIIETAEALNYATPRARQKAKAKATPGPLKLALVHFLRPEQELADPYYVGLRLGIETRCAAVQAETMKLYHSASLPDPKLLNAASGVIAIGMQEEEGVAWLKAHARHLVFADHVPEDDEIDAVENDLSSAMRKLLKSLTAAGYRRIGFVGWWDHRPDGSVRGREKRCAAYIDWMQAAGLYDPEICLADYNTEESGYRLTLQVLSRPDRPDCLITGNDNMAVGAYRAIHELGLSIPSDIAVASFNDISVAQFLNPPLTTVHLPSEEIGETAVDLLIERIGGRRTPKRSVLSARIAWRASALQTRH is encoded by the coding sequence ATGGTTACGCTGAAACAGATCGCGGCGAAGGTCGGCGTGTCGCAGGCCACGGTCAGTCGTGTGCTGAACTTCGATGCGACGCTTTCCGTGTCGCCCCAGACCCGCCAGTCGATCATCGAAACCGCAGAGGCGCTGAACTACGCCACGCCGCGCGCCCGTCAGAAGGCGAAGGCCAAGGCAACGCCGGGGCCGCTCAAACTTGCGCTTGTCCATTTCCTTCGTCCCGAACAGGAGCTGGCCGATCCCTATTACGTCGGCCTCCGTCTGGGCATCGAGACACGCTGCGCCGCCGTCCAGGCGGAAACGATGAAACTCTACCACAGCGCCTCGCTTCCCGACCCGAAGCTCCTCAATGCCGCTTCGGGCGTCATCGCCATCGGCATGCAGGAGGAGGAAGGCGTCGCCTGGCTGAAGGCCCATGCCCGCCACCTCGTCTTTGCCGACCATGTGCCTGAGGATGACGAGATCGACGCGGTCGAGAACGACCTTTCCAGCGCCATGCGCAAGCTCCTGAAGTCGCTGACCGCCGCCGGCTACCGCCGCATCGGCTTTGTCGGCTGGTGGGACCACCGGCCCGACGGTTCGGTGCGCGGGCGCGAAAAGCGCTGTGCGGCCTATATCGACTGGATGCAGGCGGCCGGACTCTACGACCCCGAAATCTGTCTTGCCGACTACAACACCGAGGAATCGGGCTACCGGCTCACGCTTCAGGTTCTCTCACGCCCGGACCGGCCGGATTGCCTGATCACCGGCAACGACAACATGGCGGTCGGCGCCTATCGCGCCATCCACGAGCTTGGGCTCTCGATCCCGTCTGACATCGCGGTCGCCTCGTTCAACGACATTTCGGTCGCGCAGTTCCTGAACCCGCCGCTGACCACCGTGCACCTTCCTTCGGAAGAAATCGGCGAGACGGCTGTCGATCTTCTGATCGAACGAATCGGCGGTCGCCGGACGCCCAAGCGCAGCGTGCTTTCGGCGCGGATAGCATGGCGCGCATCCGCCCTGCAAACCCGCCACTGA
- a CDS encoding ABC transporter substrate-binding protein — protein sequence MKPFAISWRTGLWAAAGIQLLTSTTALATEITVWCWDMNFNGATMKEAAARYATAHPDVTLNIVDMAKADVEQKLQAQLASGTTEGLPDIVLIEDYGAQKYLQSFPDAFEPLNDKVDYSQFAPYKVALATLDDKTYSLPFDSGVTGFFYRSDLLEQAGYKEADLQDITWDKYIEIAKAVKEKTGHVMQGLDTSDSGAINILMQSAGSWYFNEDGTLNIKDNAAFKAALTQYQKIMMTPEIWKPISGWNEFTAAFTSGEAASVVTGVWITGTIKAAPDMAGKWGVAPIPKLDGVEGATHASNLGGSSWYVLSSSAEKDAATDFLATIWGKDVDFYQKILIDQGAFATYLPAREGPAFKASDDFFGGQPVWANFSTWLQAIPSVNYGVYVNEVNAAIAAQLPALAKGGSVDEAIAAIDAQVSQQIQ from the coding sequence ATGAAGCCATTCGCCATTTCCTGGCGGACGGGCCTTTGGGCCGCCGCCGGTATCCAGCTTCTCACCTCGACCACGGCGCTTGCGACCGAAATCACGGTCTGGTGCTGGGACATGAACTTCAACGGCGCCACCATGAAGGAAGCCGCCGCCCGCTATGCCACGGCGCATCCCGATGTCACGCTGAACATCGTTGACATGGCCAAGGCCGACGTGGAGCAGAAGCTGCAGGCGCAACTCGCCTCGGGCACGACCGAGGGTCTGCCCGACATCGTGCTGATCGAGGATTACGGCGCCCAGAAGTACCTTCAGTCCTTCCCCGACGCTTTCGAGCCGCTGAACGACAAGGTCGATTACAGCCAGTTCGCGCCCTACAAGGTCGCGCTGGCGACTCTGGACGACAAGACCTACTCGCTGCCCTTCGATTCCGGCGTGACCGGCTTCTTCTACCGCAGCGACCTGCTGGAGCAGGCCGGCTACAAGGAAGCCGATCTTCAGGACATCACCTGGGACAAGTACATCGAGATCGCCAAGGCGGTGAAGGAAAAGACCGGCCATGTGATGCAAGGTCTGGACACCAGCGATTCCGGTGCCATCAACATCCTCATGCAGTCCGCGGGCAGCTGGTACTTCAACGAGGACGGCACGCTGAACATCAAGGACAACGCAGCATTCAAGGCGGCGCTGACCCAGTACCAGAAGATCATGATGACGCCGGAGATCTGGAAGCCGATCTCGGGCTGGAACGAATTCACCGCCGCCTTCACCTCCGGTGAAGCGGCATCCGTCGTCACCGGCGTCTGGATCACCGGCACGATCAAGGCCGCGCCGGACATGGCAGGCAAATGGGGCGTCGCGCCCATTCCGAAGCTGGACGGCGTCGAAGGCGCGACCCATGCCTCGAACCTGGGCGGCTCGTCCTGGTACGTGCTGTCTTCCTCGGCCGAAAAGGATGCGGCGACCGACTTCCTGGCCACCATCTGGGGCAAGGACGTGGACTTCTACCAGAAGATCCTGATCGACCAGGGCGCCTTCGCCACCTACCTGCCGGCCCGCGAAGGCCCGGCGTTCAAGGCCTCCGACGACTTCTTCGGCGGCCAGCCGGTCTGGGCGAACTTCTCGACCTGGCTGCAGGCGATCCCGTCGGTGAACTACGGCGTCTATGTCAACGAAGTGAATGCCGCCATCGCGGCGCAGCTTCCGGCCCTGGCGAAGGGCGGCTCGGTCGACGAGGCCATCGCGGCCATCGACGCCCAGGTGTCGCAACAGATCCAGTGA
- a CDS encoding glycoside hydrolase family 2 protein, protein MRFLSDFNDDWLFEGRDTVRLPHNAVDLPFSYFDEKAYQRPFTYEKTFEADPAWEGREVSLRFDGAMANAEVRLNGAHLLRHPDGYTPFTARLTTRLKPGRNTVTVTVDGTENPEIPPFGGVIDYLTYAGLYREAWLIVSAPVSIAQVKVETPDTTAGARRAEVQVWLDNPRNLPLSGSLSARLRDEAGTVVAQAEIPVTGPELAFTLTGPASLRLWDIDDPALHTLDLTLNTPNGQDDLATRFGFRQVDFTTDGFHLNGKRLKLRGLNRHQSFPYCGYALGKAAQVKDAEILKHELRVNIVRTSHYPQSKYFLDRCDELGLLVFEEIPGWQHIGKAKWKDEAVENVRRMITRDWNHPSIVIWGVRINESQDDHDFYLRTNALARRLDTTRPTGGVRYITDSELLEDVYTMNDFILGNEEWGGNRPRTPLRPQQEVTGLDRVVPYMITEYGGHMYPTKSWDQEQRQAEHVTRHLEVMNAAYGDPQIAGCIGWCAFDYNTHRDFGSGDRICHHGVMDMFREPKFAAYAYASQSDPKDGVILQPVTFWARGERNIGGVLPLIILTNCDEVELRYGNHPPKRVAPDREKYPHLPHAPVILDRRHFTNDELGLWGMTWEHGEITGYIDGKPVATYRMVSDQVATRLEVAPDATRIGPHDAVRVMVRALDQVGHKLPFFPEPVSITVTGAGRRIGPGFVPLRAGSTGFWIQATGPGEITVTVSSDRLGAQVVHLVAEGSA, encoded by the coding sequence ATGCGCTTTCTCTCCGACTTCAACGACGACTGGCTGTTCGAAGGCCGCGATACCGTGCGCCTGCCGCACAACGCGGTGGATCTGCCGTTCTCCTATTTCGACGAAAAGGCGTATCAGCGCCCCTTCACCTACGAAAAGACCTTCGAGGCCGATCCCGCCTGGGAAGGCCGCGAGGTTTCGCTGCGCTTCGACGGCGCGATGGCCAATGCCGAGGTCCGCCTGAACGGCGCCCATCTCCTGCGCCACCCGGACGGCTACACCCCCTTCACCGCCCGCCTGACGACAAGGCTGAAGCCCGGCCGCAACACGGTGACCGTCACGGTGGATGGCACCGAAAACCCCGAAATCCCGCCCTTCGGCGGCGTCATCGACTATCTCACCTATGCCGGCCTCTACCGCGAAGCCTGGCTCATCGTCTCGGCGCCGGTCTCCATCGCCCAGGTCAAGGTGGAGACCCCCGACACGACCGCCGGCGCCCGCCGGGCCGAAGTGCAGGTCTGGCTCGACAACCCGCGCAACTTGCCCCTCTCGGGTAGCCTCAGCGCCCGGCTGCGCGACGAAGCGGGCACTGTCGTCGCCCAGGCCGAAATACCCGTCACCGGCCCCGAGCTTGCCTTCACCCTCACCGGCCCCGCCTCGCTGCGCCTGTGGGACATCGACGATCCCGCCCTCCATACGCTGGACCTCACGCTCAACACGCCGAACGGCCAGGACGACCTGGCCACCCGCTTCGGCTTCCGCCAGGTGGACTTCACCACCGACGGCTTCCACCTGAACGGCAAGCGGCTCAAGCTGCGCGGCCTGAACCGCCACCAGTCCTTCCCCTATTGCGGCTATGCTCTCGGCAAGGCCGCCCAGGTGAAGGACGCCGAAATCCTGAAGCACGAACTGCGCGTCAACATCGTGCGCACCTCGCACTACCCGCAATCCAAGTACTTCCTCGACCGCTGCGACGAGCTTGGCCTTCTGGTCTTCGAGGAAATCCCCGGCTGGCAGCACATCGGCAAGGCCAAGTGGAAGGACGAGGCGGTGGAAAACGTCCGCCGCATGATCACCCGCGACTGGAACCACCCCTCCATCGTGATCTGGGGCGTCCGCATCAACGAAAGCCAGGACGACCACGACTTCTACCTTCGCACCAATGCGCTCGCCCGCCGGCTGGACACCACCCGCCCCACAGGCGGCGTGCGCTACATCACCGACAGCGAGTTGCTGGAAGACGTCTACACGATGAACGACTTCATCCTCGGCAACGAGGAATGGGGCGGCAACCGCCCGCGCACGCCCTTGCGCCCTCAGCAGGAAGTGACGGGGCTCGACCGGGTGGTGCCCTACATGATCACCGAATACGGCGGCCACATGTATCCCACGAAGTCCTGGGATCAGGAGCAACGTCAGGCCGAACATGTTACCCGCCACCTGGAGGTGATGAACGCCGCCTACGGCGATCCGCAGATCGCAGGCTGCATCGGCTGGTGCGCTTTCGACTACAACACCCACCGCGATTTCGGCTCGGGCGACCGCATTTGCCACCACGGCGTGATGGACATGTTCCGCGAACCGAAATTCGCGGCCTACGCCTATGCCAGCCAGTCCGACCCCAAGGACGGCGTGATCCTGCAGCCCGTCACCTTCTGGGCGCGGGGCGAACGCAACATCGGCGGCGTGCTGCCCTTGATCATCCTGACCAACTGCGACGAGGTCGAGCTGCGCTACGGCAATCACCCGCCCAAGCGCGTCGCGCCCGACCGCGAGAAATATCCCCACCTGCCCCACGCCCCGGTCATCCTGGACCGCCGGCATTTCACAAATGACGAGCTGGGCCTCTGGGGCATGACCTGGGAACACGGCGAGATCACGGGCTACATCGACGGCAAGCCCGTGGCGACCTACCGTATGGTGTCAGACCAGGTCGCCACCCGGCTGGAGGTCGCGCCCGACGCCACGCGCATCGGCCCGCATGATGCAGTGCGCGTGATGGTCCGCGCGCTCGACCAGGTCGGCCACAAGCTGCCCTTCTTCCCCGAGCCGGTGTCCATCACCGTCACCGGCGCCGGCCGCCGCATCGGCCCCGGCTTCGTGCCTCTGCGCGCCGGCTCCACCGGCTTCTGGATCCAGGCGACCGGTCCTGGCGAGATCACCGTCACCGTGTCCTCCGACCGTCTGGGGGCACAGGTCGTCCACCTTGTCGCGGAGGGATCGGCATGA
- a CDS encoding LysR family transcriptional regulator, producing the protein MERLPAERMFMKVVETGSFAEAARRLRTSSGQASKLVARLEADLGVKLLHRTTRALSLTEAGQEYADRLRGLIEGFDELEAEMRQAAVVPRGRLRLTAPLSFGTLRLAPMLARFAVAWPEIALDVQFTDRFVNLVDEGFDAAVRVGTPSDATLTGRRLGRAEMVVLAATAYLASRGEPVEPGDLAKHDCIQDTNMRDPMHWSFAGGRRVAVTGRLSLSNASACLAAAEAGLGIAYVPDFVCADSLTQGRVRPILTGDLPPPMAIHLLWPSGRHVPPKLRALIDALVKEFRAEA; encoded by the coding sequence ATGGAAAGACTTCCGGCCGAGCGCATGTTCATGAAGGTGGTGGAGACGGGCAGTTTTGCCGAAGCCGCCCGGCGCCTGCGCACCTCGTCGGGGCAGGCCTCGAAGCTGGTGGCACGGTTGGAGGCAGACCTGGGCGTGAAGCTGTTGCACCGCACGACACGGGCGCTGTCCCTGACCGAGGCGGGGCAGGAGTATGCTGACCGGCTGCGCGGGCTGATCGAGGGCTTCGACGAGCTGGAGGCCGAGATGCGTCAGGCCGCAGTGGTGCCGCGCGGCAGGCTGCGTCTGACCGCACCATTGAGCTTTGGCACCCTGCGCCTGGCGCCAATGCTGGCGCGGTTCGCCGTCGCCTGGCCCGAGATCGCGCTTGATGTGCAATTCACCGACCGTTTCGTGAATCTTGTCGACGAGGGGTTCGACGCGGCCGTGCGGGTCGGGACGCCGTCTGATGCCACTCTGACCGGCCGGCGCCTGGGACGGGCCGAGATGGTGGTGCTGGCGGCCACCGCCTACCTCGCTTCGCGCGGCGAACCGGTCGAGCCGGGCGATCTGGCAAAGCACGACTGCATCCAGGACACCAATATGCGCGATCCGATGCACTGGAGCTTTGCCGGCGGGCGGCGTGTTGCCGTGACGGGGCGACTGTCGCTGTCGAATGCCTCGGCCTGCCTTGCGGCGGCTGAAGCCGGCCTGGGAATCGCCTATGTGCCGGATTTCGTCTGCGCCGACAGCCTGACGCAGGGCCGGGTCCGCCCGATCCTTACAGGCGATCTGCCGCCGCCCATGGCCATTCACCTGCTATGGCCAAGCGGTCGGCATGTCCCGCCGAAACTGCGCGCCCTGATCGACGCCTTGGTGAAAGAGTTTCGGGCCGAGGCTTGA
- a CDS encoding ABC transporter ATP-binding protein: MTALTLRGIAKSYGAVDVIKGVDLDIAPKEFVVFVGPSGCGKSTLLRMIAGLEEITGGDLFIGGKRVNDTDAAHRGIAMVFQSYALYPHMTVRENMGFALRFAGLPKDKIDARVNAAAKTLGLEKLMDRRPKDLSGGQRQRVAIGRAIVRQPQVFLFDEPLSNLDAELRVHMRIEIARLHKELATTIIYVTHDQVEAMTLADKIVVLRDGRIEQVGSPLTLYDDPDNLFVAGFIGSPKMNFLKARIQDGRLVLPEFAGQSLPLPPLATQPANGAEVTLGLRPELFRRGGADALDLVIEIVEQLGGETFAYARQGSGGQVLTLAVEEGRGLRPGQSLAARFDAARALLFDASGQRLR, translated from the coding sequence ATGACCGCCCTCACGCTTCGCGGCATCGCAAAATCCTATGGCGCTGTCGATGTGATCAAGGGCGTCGACCTGGACATCGCGCCCAAGGAATTCGTGGTCTTCGTCGGCCCCTCTGGCTGCGGCAAGTCCACGCTCCTGCGCATGATCGCGGGGCTGGAGGAAATCACCGGCGGTGATCTCTTCATCGGCGGCAAACGCGTGAACGACACCGATGCCGCACATCGTGGCATCGCCATGGTGTTCCAGTCCTATGCGCTCTACCCGCATATGACGGTGCGCGAGAACATGGGTTTCGCCCTGAGATTCGCGGGTCTTCCGAAGGACAAGATCGACGCCCGCGTCAATGCCGCCGCAAAGACGCTCGGCCTTGAAAAGCTGATGGACCGGCGCCCGAAAGACCTGTCGGGCGGCCAGCGCCAGCGCGTCGCCATCGGCCGCGCCATCGTGCGCCAGCCGCAGGTCTTCCTCTTCGACGAACCGCTCTCGAACCTCGATGCCGAATTGCGCGTGCACATGCGCATCGAGATCGCGCGCCTGCACAAGGAGCTTGCCACCACCATCATCTACGTCACCCACGACCAGGTCGAGGCCATGACGCTGGCCGACAAGATCGTGGTGCTGCGCGATGGCCGCATCGAACAGGTCGGATCGCCCCTGACGCTGTACGACGATCCCGACAACCTCTTCGTCGCGGGCTTCATCGGCTCGCCCAAGATGAACTTCCTCAAGGCCCGCATCCAGGATGGCCGCCTTGTTCTGCCCGAATTTGCCGGTCAAAGCCTTCCCCTTCCCCCTCTCGCCACACAGCCGGCCAACGGCGCCGAGGTGACGCTCGGCCTGCGGCCGGAACTGTTCCGCCGGGGCGGGGCAGATGCGCTGGACCTGGTGATCGAGATCGTCGAGCAACTGGGCGGCGAGACCTTTGCCTATGCCCGGCAGGGATCGGGTGGCCAGGTTCTGACCCTCGCGGTCGAGGAAGGGCGCGGCCTCCGACCCGGCCAAAGCCTTGCCGCTCGGTTCGATGCCGCCCGCGCCCTCCTGTTCGACGCCTCCGGCCAGCGCCTGCGCTAA
- a CDS encoding carbohydrate ABC transporter permease, whose product MSASRHTRSASLNGWAFIAPAMVLLGVFMAFPILWSLWMSFQTGKGMNFKFGGMANIVRLTKDPVFLHALTNTLTFLVVQVPIMLTLALLFAVALNDAKLRGRAFLRTAIFLPCVTSLVAYSILFKSMFAGDGVVNDALLAMHIISTPIPWLTEPFWAKIVIIMAITWRWTGYNMIFYLAALQNIDRSIYEAARIDGVPAWARFVHLTVPMLKPVILFTTVTSTIGTLQLFDEVNNITASGGNGGQPSDATLTLSLYIYNLTFKFMPNFGYASTVSYVIVVLVAVLSALQFWVARERRK is encoded by the coding sequence ATGTCCGCATCCCGTCATACCCGCAGCGCGAGCCTGAATGGATGGGCCTTCATCGCCCCGGCCATGGTGCTTCTGGGCGTGTTCATGGCCTTCCCGATCCTGTGGTCGCTCTGGATGAGCTTCCAGACCGGCAAGGGGATGAACTTCAAGTTCGGCGGCATGGCCAACATCGTCCGGCTGACCAAGGACCCGGTCTTCCTGCATGCCCTGACCAACACCCTGACCTTCCTGGTGGTGCAGGTCCCGATCATGCTCACCCTGGCACTTCTGTTTGCAGTGGCGCTGAACGACGCAAAGCTGCGGGGCCGCGCCTTCCTGCGCACCGCCATCTTCCTGCCCTGCGTGACCTCGCTGGTCGCCTATTCGATCCTCTTCAAATCCATGTTCGCCGGGGACGGCGTGGTGAACGACGCGCTGCTGGCGATGCACATCATCTCCACCCCGATCCCCTGGCTGACAGAGCCGTTCTGGGCCAAGATCGTCATCATCATGGCCATCACCTGGCGCTGGACCGGGTACAACATGATCTTCTACCTGGCCGCCCTTCAGAACATCGACCGCTCCATCTACGAGGCCGCGCGGATCGACGGCGTGCCGGCCTGGGCGCGGTTCGTCCACCTGACCGTTCCGATGCTGAAGCCGGTGATCCTGTTCACCACCGTCACCTCGACCATCGGCACGCTGCAACTGTTCGACGAGGTGAACAACATCACCGCTTCCGGCGGCAACGGCGGCCAACCCTCGGACGCCACGCTGACCCTGTCGCTCTACATCTACAACCTGACCTTCAAGTTCATGCCGAACTTCGGCTACGCCTCCACCGTATCCTACGTCATCGTCGTGCTGGTTGCGGTGCTCAGCGCCTTGCAGTTCTGGGTCGCACGGGAGCGCCGGAAATGA
- a CDS encoding glutathione S-transferase family protein, producing MLVDGKWQGDWQPVQAVDAKGGFVRQISTFRNWVTADGAPGPTGQGGFRAEAGRYHLYVALICPWASRTLIARKLKGLDQLVGVSVVEPVLGAEGWHFAQGADATPGATVDPVNGATWMHEIYVKADPHVNGRATVPVLWDKATGTIVSNESADIVAMFDRGFGALASGPSLRPAGLEAEIDALNDWVYPRLNNGVYRAGFATTQAAYDEAVVLVFEALDALEARLADGRTYLHGTAFTETDIRVFVTLVRFDAAYHGIFKCNLRRLADYPGLSDYLLRVLAIPGVRETVSLDHIKRGYYSIKSLNPNGIVPMGPALDWA from the coding sequence ATGCTGGTCGATGGCAAGTGGCAGGGCGACTGGCAACCCGTTCAGGCGGTGGATGCCAAGGGCGGCTTCGTGCGCCAGATCTCGACCTTTCGCAACTGGGTGACTGCGGACGGCGCTCCGGGTCCAACCGGCCAGGGCGGCTTCAGAGCCGAGGCGGGGCGGTATCACCTGTATGTCGCGCTGATCTGCCCCTGGGCCAGCCGAACGCTGATTGCGCGCAAACTGAAGGGGCTGGATCAGCTTGTCGGGGTTTCGGTCGTGGAACCGGTGCTGGGGGCCGAGGGTTGGCACTTCGCGCAAGGTGCGGATGCCACGCCGGGGGCGACGGTGGACCCGGTGAACGGCGCAACATGGATGCACGAGATCTATGTGAAGGCCGATCCGCATGTGAACGGCCGCGCCACGGTGCCGGTGTTGTGGGACAAGGCGACCGGAACCATCGTGTCGAACGAATCCGCCGATATCGTCGCGATGTTCGACCGGGGCTTTGGCGCGCTCGCCTCTGGCCCGTCGCTGCGCCCCGCGGGGCTGGAAGCCGAAATCGACGCGCTAAACGACTGGGTCTATCCGCGTCTGAACAACGGCGTCTACCGCGCCGGCTTTGCCACCACACAGGCCGCCTATGACGAAGCGGTGGTGCTGGTGTTCGAGGCGCTGGACGCGCTGGAGGCGCGGCTGGCCGACGGTCGGACCTATCTGCACGGCACCGCCTTCACCGAGACCGACATTCGGGTCTTCGTGACCCTTGTGCGGTTCGACGCGGCCTACCACGGCATCTTCAAATGCAACCTGCGAAGGCTGGCGGATTATCCGGGCCTGTCCGACTATCTGCTTCGGGTCCTGGCCATTCCGGGTGTGCGCGAGACAGTGAGCCTGGATCACATCAAGCGCGGTTACTACTCGATCAAGTCGCTGAATCCGAACGGGATCGTGCCCATGGGGCCGGCGCTGGACTGGGCCTGA
- a CDS encoding carbohydrate ABC transporter permease, which translates to MNPITLLSRGLVYLALGIAAFVSVFPFYWMVVGATNTSNDINIGKATFGSSLSQNVTNFFAQVDVPLVFYNSAKLAILGTVFTLIVSSLAGYGFEIFRSRTRERIFAVLLLLLSIPFAAMMVPLFMLMARLGLMNTYAAIILPSVASIFIIFYFRQSTKAFPAELRDAARIDGLKEWQIFFYIYVPVMRSTYAAATIIIFMANWNAYLWPLLVIQTEEKKTITLVISSLASAYTPDFGVVMVGTVLATLPTILVFFFLQRRFVEGMLGSVK; encoded by the coding sequence ATGAACCCGATCACCCTTCTCAGCCGCGGGCTTGTCTATCTGGCATTGGGCATTGCGGCGTTCGTCTCGGTCTTTCCGTTCTACTGGATGGTGGTCGGCGCCACCAACACCTCGAACGACATCAACATCGGCAAGGCCACCTTCGGCTCTTCCCTGTCCCAGAACGTGACGAACTTCTTCGCCCAGGTCGACGTGCCGCTGGTCTTCTACAACAGCGCAAAGCTGGCGATCCTCGGGACGGTCTTCACCCTGATCGTCTCCTCTCTCGCCGGCTATGGTTTCGAAATCTTCCGCTCGCGCACACGGGAACGGATTTTCGCCGTGCTGCTGCTGCTCTTGTCGATCCCCTTCGCCGCAATGATGGTGCCGCTGTTCATGCTCATGGCCAGGCTTGGGTTGATGAACACCTATGCCGCCATCATCCTGCCTTCGGTCGCCTCGATCTTCATCATCTTCTACTTCCGCCAGTCCACAAAGGCCTTCCCGGCCGAGCTTCGGGACGCGGCCCGGATCGACGGTCTGAAAGAGTGGCAGATCTTCTTCTACATCTACGTCCCGGTGATGCGCTCGACCTATGCCGCCGCCACGATCATCATCTTCATGGCGAACTGGAACGCCTATCTCTGGCCGCTCCTGGTGATCCAGACCGAGGAAAAGAAGACTATCACCCTCGTGATCTCCTCGCTCGCCTCTGCCTATACCCCCGATTTCGGCGTTGTCATGGTGGGCACCGTGCTCGCCACCCTGCCGACCATCCTCGTCTTCTTCTTCCTCCAGCGGCGCTTCGTCGAAGGCATGCTGGGGTCCGTCAAGTAA
- a CDS encoding DoxX family protein, translating to MATASTSLSASTSASDYAAALLRVTTGALFVAHAAMKIVVFTPAGTAGYFESIGLPAFLAYVTIAAELLGGLALIAGFKTRIVSLALVPVLMGAAWFGHGAAGFFFSNPGGGWEYPAFWVIVMVVQALLGAGAWALDDRG from the coding sequence ATGGCCACCGCTTCCACCTCGCTGTCTGCATCGACCTCTGCGTCGGACTATGCCGCCGCCCTGCTGCGCGTGACCACCGGCGCGCTGTTCGTCGCCCATGCCGCGATGAAGATCGTCGTCTTCACCCCTGCCGGCACCGCGGGCTATTTCGAATCCATCGGCCTTCCGGCCTTTCTCGCCTATGTCACTATCGCAGCCGAGCTTCTGGGCGGCCTGGCACTGATCGCCGGATTCAAGACCCGCATTGTTTCGCTGGCCCTGGTGCCGGTGCTTATGGGAGCGGCCTGGTTTGGCCACGGCGCAGCGGGGTTCTTCTTCTCGAATCCCGGCGGTGGCTGGGAATACCCGGCGTTCTGGGTCATCGTGATGGTGGTGCAGGCGCTGCTTGGCGCCGGGGCCTGGGCGCTGGACGACCGCGGCTGA